One stretch of Actinacidiphila sp. DG2A-62 DNA includes these proteins:
- a CDS encoding exonuclease domain-containing protein yields MSWHLSPMCAFDTETTGVDTETDRIVSAAVIPMDPAAGRADITEWLADPGIDIPAEATAVHGISTAYARAHGRPAKDVVTEVIAALSAAVEAGVPLVGHNICYDLTITDREARRHLGLGLYEALGGEPLVIDTMVLDRRTAPFRRRVSEDQGPYQMRTTAETYGLGWDVDAAHGAAYDALMSGRVAWHMGRIAHQPRAERPVWVQQLRPGFHDRLRDLSLDELHQRQILWAQLDAENYQKWLRDPVKAKDKHDPEAVIDGTWPLRPVPEAVSAP; encoded by the coding sequence GTGAGCTGGCACCTCAGCCCGATGTGCGCCTTCGACACCGAGACCACCGGCGTCGACACCGAGACCGACCGCATCGTGTCCGCCGCCGTCATCCCCATGGACCCCGCCGCCGGCCGCGCCGACATCACCGAGTGGCTCGCCGACCCCGGCATCGACATTCCCGCCGAGGCGACCGCCGTCCACGGCATCAGCACCGCGTACGCCCGGGCGCACGGCCGCCCCGCCAAGGACGTCGTCACCGAGGTGATCGCGGCGCTGTCCGCCGCGGTGGAGGCCGGGGTCCCGCTCGTCGGCCACAACATCTGCTACGACCTCACGATCACCGACCGCGAGGCCCGCCGGCACCTCGGCCTCGGCCTGTACGAGGCGCTGGGCGGCGAGCCGCTCGTCATCGACACCATGGTCCTGGACCGGCGCACCGCGCCCTTCCGGCGCCGGGTCTCCGAGGACCAGGGCCCGTACCAGATGCGGACCACCGCCGAGACGTACGGCCTCGGCTGGGACGTGGACGCCGCGCACGGCGCCGCCTACGACGCGCTGATGTCCGGCCGGGTCGCCTGGCACATGGGCCGTATCGCCCACCAGCCGCGCGCCGAGCGCCCGGTGTGGGTCCAGCAGCTGCGGCCCGGGTTCCACGACCGGCTGCGCGACCTGTCGCTGGACGAACTGCACCAGCGGCAGATCCTGTGGGCCCAGCTGGACGCGGAGAACTACCAGAAGTGGCTCCGGGACCCGGTCAAGGCGAAGGACAAGCACGACCCGGAGGCCGTCATAGACGGGACGTGGCCGCTGCGCCCGGTGCCGGAGGCGGTGAGCGCGCCGTGA
- a CDS encoding RusA family crossover junction endodeoxyribonuclease has product MTALFPVEDLAPEPAPSLITFDITAYGTPAGQGRVSFFKGRGVHSNADKLKPWRKAISEAAQEVAGTHPYTGPPKRKAKPGEKAEKVPPQPCKVCGILPSVHGLLTGPLGIEITVSVEQSTAAAKRGDVWPANRTSSDIDHHARSVLDALTTASLWRDDAQVVELCARKVWAGGLGIDALTEPGVVIHVWQLATAVAP; this is encoded by the coding sequence GTGACCGCCCTGTTCCCCGTCGAGGACCTCGCGCCCGAGCCGGCGCCCTCCCTCATCACGTTCGACATCACCGCCTACGGCACCCCCGCCGGCCAGGGCCGCGTCTCCTTCTTCAAGGGCCGAGGCGTCCATTCCAACGCCGACAAGCTCAAGCCCTGGCGCAAGGCCATCTCCGAGGCCGCCCAGGAGGTCGCGGGCACCCACCCGTACACCGGGCCGCCCAAGCGCAAGGCCAAGCCTGGAGAGAAGGCGGAGAAGGTCCCGCCGCAGCCGTGCAAGGTGTGCGGCATCCTGCCGTCCGTCCACGGCCTGCTCACCGGTCCGCTCGGCATCGAGATCACCGTGTCCGTCGAGCAGTCCACGGCGGCCGCCAAGCGCGGCGACGTCTGGCCGGCCAACCGCACATCGTCCGACATCGACCACCACGCTCGCTCGGTCCTCGACGCGCTCACCACGGCGTCACTGTGGCGGGACGACGCCCAGGTTGTCGAGCTGTGCGCCCGCAAGGTGTGGGCCGGCGGGCTCGGCATCGATGCGCTCACTGAGCCCGGCGTGGTCATCCACGTCTGGCAGCTCGCCACGGCAGTGGCCCCATGA